The nucleotide window GATGAATTCCCAAATCTGGAGTATCTATCTATTCTGGGGCACCTGGAGCATCTCTTCTGCAAGAGAATGCAGAGAAAGGCAATGGGCTGGATATAAATAACTAAACTGAAACTCCACAAACCAGGCAAGGAAATTGGTCTGCATGCAAACTGGAAAAGGATGGTACCTCAGGAGCAATGAATTATAAAAGAATAACACTCCCCTCTACTCCACGCCCACTCCGTTGGAAAAGGCCCTCTCCTGAGGGGCTAGGCTGGGCAGCTGCTCTCAGGCTGGAGAGGGGGTCACTTTTGCAGGTTTGCCTTGCATACAGGGGGTTGCTAAGTTTAAAGCAGCAGTTCTTTGCTCCAAGCTTCCAGGGATAAATCCCCTCTACGGAGCAGGCGGTACAACGCTGGGCCTCATGCTTTCAGTCCAACTCTCTCCCGTGAATCCACCACCCAAGGTGGGAGGCCTCGACCCCTTCTTTCCTGGCTCTAACTGAACCACCTCGTTCACTTCATCTTCATCCAAGTCCCTTCCCAAGCTCAGAAAAGGCCTTCTCAGACCTCAGAACGTATCCTCACCCCCTCGTTCTTCCTTATCAAAAGGTGCTTCGAAGCACTGACACGTCTATTAACTATTTGACTTGTGTACTATCTCCCCACTAGAATGTGAACTCCTGGAGGCAGAGACCATATAACCTTTGGATCACGGTCACATTCTCAGgtcctagcacagtgccaggcacacagaagACAGTAAGTGTTTGCTGGATGTATGAACGAAGGAGAGTCAACGTTCAGAAGCACGGGAAATAGATGACTTTAACGTAGACCTCGATTTTGACCGAAAAGTAATACTGAGTATGGgagaaatattttgtttaggtACCAATGTGGGTGAGGAATCCTTAACCTCACTTTGTCTTTTCCTCTCCTGCACCTATCTGCAGCTTGTCCACACCTCGACAAGGCAGCAGAAACGGGCCAAGGCAGGAAAGGGTGACTCACTGTagattctagaggctgggaaaatTTACAGAACCACAGCTGGGTAGTGGACACACTGACTTCTGGGGCAGGGTGGCCTGTCACTTTGGGGGAAGAAATTGCAAGTCAGAGAAACTTCTGGAAGGCAGAGGGGAGTGGGTGGATGGTTTCCTATGCCTGGACCACCAGGTTCTGGGAGGGAAGAGGCAGGTGGCAATGATGTCCTTGATGGAAGATTGGGGAGGATGGAAAGGAGCATAGGAGGCTGAACTTCTGGTTTTGTGATTACagcagaccccagagagctctgttACCTGTGCCAAGGGCAGAGAAAGCAGATAGTGGGATTATCCTCAGGGGGACAACTGACAAGTGGCCTCTGATGGAATACCAGGGAGCAAGGACGCCTGGGGCACCAGAAACAACAAATCCCAGTTGGCTGATGGAGGGACCCAGCCTAGACAGGGAAGCAGAGGAGGCCTTCGGGAAGGACTGAGGGGCTGGAGGTGAAGGTTTAGTGGAATAAGAGGTTTAATGAGAGTCAGGAAGTGGCATAACGTGTGTGTGGGTGAGAGGCTGAGAAACCAGCGTCCACATTAGGCTCAGGCCGCTCATTGTGCGGCGTCCAAAATGTCTTAAGAGAGCATTGAGATCAATAATTAAGGAGGGATAGAAACGGACAAGCAATCTTCAAAGTGAGCATATTTCTATTATCCTCAACAATATCCAGCGTTCCCTCACTgacaggacggcagccacaagaGTGGACTTTACAGGAATACGAACAGCTCTGCTGCTTTGTCAGGGATAGAGAAGCCTGGATTTCTAAATTCAAAGCAACCACCCAGCTGTTTCTACAAATCAAGAACCAGCCCGAgatacacaatatatatattttaaacatctatCTTCTTGAGGACTTGCACGTAGCACTCAGTACACGCCACGCCACCACCTAGGCCTGATGTGTGTGGGTTGCGCGTGTGCGTCTAGGGGTTAGAGACTTGCATCCCCGCAGCAAGGGCAGCCTCAGACGCAAATGCTCAGTCCCGCCACCCTGTCGCCCGCTGACAAGATCTGGCCGCCAAtgcctgggaaaaaaaaaaaaaatccccagggGCCTCCTCCCTACCCCCACCTCCAAGTCAGCCGAGAAAACAAGCGCTCCATTTCCCCGGACATTAGATGCACAGGGGAATTCATTCCATCCTGGAGACTGGGAAGCCCCTGCGGAAGCGAGACCGTCTGCTAGTGAAGACATAGCTCCAGAAACCGAAAAAGAACGTTCTCTGAAACCACATCTTCCCCTGCATGCGCCCGGAGCCCTGGGCTGGTGGCCACAGTGAATGGCGTCCCGGCGGCCGCTCTCCCGGCGCCCTGCACCTTCCGCGGAACGCCCGGCGCGCCGCCCGGCCAGATGCATCGGGCCTGGCTTTGCCGGAGGCGCGCGGCTCCCGCCGCCGGATACGGCGGGCCCGCAGCGGAGATTTACCTCGGCGCAGGGCGGCGGCTTCCGGGGCCGCCCGGCGCCCAGGCTCCGATTACAGGTTCACACGGGGGGCCGGGCCCGCGGCCGCCCAGCCCAGACGGCGCGCCCTCACGCGGCCCCGCTCCCCCGCCTGCGCATTCTTCTCCATTCATGCGGACACCCAGCGCCGCCACCACCACCTCCGCCGCCGCCAGCGcggccgccgtcgccgccgccgccggccgccCGGATTGGCTGGCGGCCGCGGCGCCGGCACTTTCCCACGGCCCGCGGCGCGTGCGGCTCACCGGCGGCGCTGCAGGCGCGGCCCTGGCGTGCGGCCAGCCCAATcggggcgcgcggggcggggcggggccgcggcCGCCGACCGGCTTGTGTCCCGGCCCGGCCTCCCCAGCCTGCTCGCCGCCGGCCCACCGCCGCCCgcgcctcctccttccccccagcGGAGGCCCGACAGAGCCCCTGCGGAGCCGACACACCGCCGCCGGGCAGGGGCGGGCGCCGAGGGCGGGCGCGGGGTTCGCCTTCGCCCTTGGcctcgcccccgccccgcccctgagAGGCTGCCAATCAGTGGAGCGAGAAAGCGGATTGGCCAAGGGAAGGCTGTTGCCCGGGAGCCGACGCCCCGCCCCTCCGCCCCCTTGCCCGCCCCCTCTACTCCCCCGccctccccagggccctgggaAGGGGCGCAGCGTGGGAAAGGGATGGTTGAGTTTTAACCGGAGGCAGAGAGTGAGCCGGACCAGTGTGTGCGGAGCGCGAGCAGCCGAGCGCGGAGAGGGGCCGCTGCAGTTAACTCCTCCCTGCCCGCCGCGCCGACCCTCCCCCGGATCCCCCGCGTAGCCAGCATGAAGCGAGCCCACCCCGAGTACAGCTCCTCCGATAGCGAGCTGGACGAGACCATCGAGGTGGAAAAGGAGAGTGCGGATGAGAATGGGTGAGTTGGCGGCGGCGGAGCGGGAGCGGGAGCGGGAGGCGAGCGCCGGCTGGCCTCGGTGACAGCGCCCAAGGGCCCGGGGCACGCCGGCGCCCTGCACTGACCTCTGCGCATCTCCGGCAGGCCTCCGCCCCGGGTGAAGACCCCGGAGGCTCTTCAAGACCAAGTTGCCAAAAAAAATCTGAGTACGGGGAGGGCGTGGGGGCGACCCCTCAGATCACCTCCTCTCGCTTAACGGTGAttcctgtccccccccccccatttaggAACTTGAGTTCGGCTCTAGGTTCCATGTCCCCAACTACATCTTCACAGATCTTGGCCAGGAAAAGACGGAGAGGCGTAAGTCTCTTTACAGTGCAccctcttttttgggggggcgggggttgTTTTGTTAATTAACGGGAAGAACCACCTTTCTTCACTTTGGAATTTACAGTCGTAATGGAAATGTTCCCCTTTGTTTCGCCTGCTTTCTACAGATCATTGAGAAGCGCCGACGAGATCGGATCAATAACAGTTTGTCTGAGCTGAGGAGGCTGGTACCCAGTGCTTTTGAGAAGCAGGTAATGGAGAAAGTAGGTAGAGCTCTCCGTGTAGCTATCTACACCTTCAGAATTCTTCCCATCATTAATCTGAACCTTACCCGTGCCGTGGAAAATAACCGCGTTGTTTGTGCGGAGGAAATGAATTCATCCGGAGTCCAACATATTTTGGAAGATAATTTATTTTGCTGTTGTCTGTACTTCTATGATTTACAGAGCATATacgtgcatatatattttaagttgttCCCCAAAGGCACTTGGTACcaaatcagtttttgtttttgttgttgttctcttcTCTAGGGATCTGCCAAGCTAGAAAAAGCCGAGATCCTGCAGATGACGGTGGATCACCTGAAAATGCTGCACACTGCAGGAGGGAAAGGTACATCTCTAGTCCGGTGGGGGAAGAGTGAACAGCCGCCCATGGCCAGGATTGGTGCAGTCGCTGTCTTATTTTTACTGTGtgctttgggggtggggagagaacgGTTTGTGGTGTGTGGGGTTGCCTGTCAGTGCATTTTCACGTGCGCATAGGTTTTTCGCCAGTGAATTCATCATCCCAGCCCTCTGCAAATTAAGCTTATGCACCTTCTTTTGGAAAATACCTATTATGGGTGAGGTGCCCTAAAGTTGTGACAGCTCTGATCAGGTAGCTCAAACCACATTTGTTTGTCAACCTTTTTgagaaaaagcttttttttttttttaagtatatggtCTTAATTTCATATACAAGATTCTTAAAGAATAAGCTGCCACATGACTGTTGAGGAAAGAAACCTGTTGTGGTTAAGtaaagaaaacccaaaggaaGGTGGGAGACGGAGGAGGTCTGTTTGTCTGTCTCCAGCCGGAAAAATGCTTTACTCTGGACCAAGTGCCTAAAAGCTCCATGATGATAACTTACATCTGTGTGTCTAATGAATTTCACTAGTCTGTGGTTTTTCTGTCCTTgatgtattttttgttgttgttgagggaAAACATGAAAGGAATGAACATAGTTTCATCTGCCGGTAGGGTATAATTCCAATTTCTGCTTGGCAGTCTCTAACTGGGCTTTGAACTTGCATTAGCAAAGACATACTTCTCACGTTGATTAATGCAAAGATTTTGGTCGACTCCCAAATATTTGGACTTTCAGAAGAGCCCGTGAATgccgtttttttttaaaaaggatgtagATATTTGCCAGGAAGGGCTGCCTTTGGGATTGAAGAAATGCGGGAAATGAGCGAAGCTCTGAGGTTTTTCTTTTGTTCGTTTCCCCAGGCTATTTTGACGCGCACGCCCTTGCTATGGACTATAGGAGTTTGGGGTTTCGGGAATGCCTGGCAGAAGTCGCCCGTTACCTGAGCATCATTGAAGGACTAGATGCCACGGACCCGCTTCGAGTTCGACTGGTCTCGCATCTGAACAACTATGCCTCCCAGCGGGAAGCGGCAAGCGGCGCTCACGCAGGCCTTGGACACATTCCCTGGGGGAGTGCTTTCGGACATCACCCGCACGTCGCGCACCCCCTGTTGCTGCCCCAGAATGGCCACGGGAACACTGGCACCACGGCCTCGCCCACGGAACCCCACCACCAGGGCAGGTTGGCCACGGCACATCCGGAGGCGTCGGCTTTGCGGGCGCCCCCTAGCGGCAGCCTTGGACCGGTGCTCCCCGTGGTCACCTCCGCCTCCAAACTCTCGCCGCCTCTGCTCTCCTCGGTGGCCTCCCTGTCGGCCTTCCCCTTCtcttttggctccttccacttaCTCTCTCCCAATGCACTGAGCCCTTCGGCACCCACGCAGGCAGCAAACCTTGGCAAACCCTATAGACCTTGGGGGACGGAGATTGGAGCTTTTTAAAGAACTGATGCTGTAGAATGAGGGAAGGGAAAGCTTAAAATCCCAGCTGAGCTGGGCTGTTGCCAACATCACCTTAAAgtcatcagtaaaataaaaaggaagaaggtaCACTTTCAgataaattttgttgaaagacGAAAGGTTTGTtggttcactttttcttttttaatgtttttttttatcatgtcatgtattagcagtttttaaaaactagttgTTAAATTTTGTTCCAGACATTAAATTGAAATAGTGAATATAAACCAACAAATTGGTGATAGGTTTGGACTGTGCCTAATTTACTTTGTAAACCTATCTGTCTAAGAATGATTCCATTTTGTCTCAAAGTTTTGGGAATTTTAACATTTAGTATTTTGGGTCTGTTTTTCTCCTTGTATACAGTCTCTTTTTAGAATTAATTTTCCAAACCACTATGCTCAATGTTAACATGATGCtatttgttgatattttgacAATTAAGGTGTTGTATAAATGatattcttttttgggggggctatattgaattttatatttctgaataAAGCGTTGACAAATCAGATGATCAGCTTTATCCAAGAAAGAAGACTAGCTAATTCTCTGCTTCCTGCAGCAGTAGGGTGAACGTACAAACCATCAGGGCCCCTGAATCTGAATGACCAATTGCTGTCGTCTACCAGGACTCACAGTTCTGGCTTGGTTAGGAGAGGTCCCTGTTTGGAGTTGGCAGGGAAGAGACAGAAGATGATTGCGTAGAATATGTCTGCATTTACCAGCCCCAAGCAAtgcaatgaatttttaatttcacagaTCTCAAGTTCACAAATGTTAACATGGATAAGTGATCATGGTGTGCAAGTGGTCAATGGAATAGTCCAGTGGAACCTGTTAAATGTATAACCTAATTCTTCCTGGAGCTGCCATGTTTTCTTTTCACTGGAAATTTTTatgttgtgttttcctttttggtGCATGGAAATGTGGTTATTGAGATACTTAAAAGGGCTTTGCTGCCTTCTATTTGGTTTAATTTGATTTGGGCTATTAAAGCATCATTTTACAGGTTTATTCCTTTAGCAGGTGTAGTTTAAACAACCTCCACTGAACTGGGTTTGACCTCTGTTGTACTGATGTGTTGtgactaaataaaaaagaacaaattcttCTGTATATGTCTTCCATACTTTAGCCTTTCCCTCTATTGGCTAAGATAAGATAAATTgtctctcattttcattttgcctgGTCATCAGTTTTCTTATGTTTAATAATTTCATTGTTCTTGGTATTTGTGATTCTGAATAAGGTGACTTCATTATGGTGCAGAGCTTTGGTGTGACTCCCATAAGGGGACATAGTCCTCTGCTGTTATGTCAGATGATCTGGCCCTAAACTGGCCGTCTATGGACCAGAAACCTCAAATCAGACTGGTAGTTGCAGGGTGGGAGAGAACTCTGATGAAATCATAAAACTGTGTTGAccgttcagcaaatatttactgagaacatCTACTGTGTGCTGAGTTCTACGCAGGGAGAGCAGaatattaaatttctttcttttttcttttcttttttttaatggcaaaacaAGAAAAGCCAAACCTTGTTAATTCTGAGCCCGGGAATCTGAGGCCTGGTGAGCGATTGCAGGCTGTAATTCCGCACCTGCATGGCTCCAGGAGTCTTTCCTTGTCTGGTTTCCAAGGCATTTGTTTAACCCTTTAGTAGCATTTGATTCCTTCGCTGTGTAGTGAGGAAGCAGACACGTGCTTGAGGTTAGAACAAAACCCTGCCAGAACAGAGGCAGTAATCTTGGCCCCCGGGGAGAGGAGTGCCTTCCCATTGCTTTAAAAGTCGTCCTTCTGCCAATTAAGGGGTCTCCTAGCTCCGAAGGAGTTTGCCTTGATCTtgagggtgggtggggaggagaaggagaaaagccaCTCTGGCAGATGAAATAGAGCCGTCCTTTTCTTTGCCTGACCACTgaactcctcctccctcctctgattAAGAAATGAAGGCAAAGCGAAGTTTGGACTTTGAACTTGAGCAGTGACTTCTGGGTCCCTAGGAAGGGGATGGATGGAGACTGCGGCATTTTTCTGATTGTGGGTTTCAAAGGGCAGCTCCCACTCAACCCTTCTCTGCGTGGCCTCAGACGTTGGTGCCTCCTGGGATGCACAGTTCTGCTCTGAGCACTGCCTGTACCACGCAGACACTCTTTCTGCCTGTCATAATGCTGTGATGGGAAGTGTGATGATCATTTCTGCCAAGTGTCAGTGTAATTTTAGCAGCTGGGGTTTCACATGGCATGACAGCATTACTGAACAGCATTGTGCTTAGACTGTCTTAGATGCTCTCTCTGGCACCCAGGTTTAGATGGCTGCTAATGTGGTAGGAAAGCAATAAAGCCTCTCATTTTACCGGCCCTGCTGGAAGCACTGTGCAACCGTAAATGTGTGGCACGTTCCACTTGTCATATCAATGACCCCTGTGTCACCATCTGGttagtaattttttctttttttggaaggggGATGGGGGGTCATTTTCAAGACTACATagttttccaaagaaatattttgggtgggaattccctggtggtcctgtggttaggactcggccctTTCACTgatgggggcctgggttccatccttggtctgggaactaagaccccataaaggaagaaatatttgggtttctttttaaacCTCTTCAAGGTGACAGGTTTCTGGAAATTGTGGAGATGGAGTCTGAACTTCCTGGGAAAGAGAATGGAGTTATGATGATAAGCCAGTGGTGTGTAGAAAAATGAATGTAGAAAAACTCTCATTTCTATTCTGAGTTGATGTAGGATGAAAATATTAACATCAGGGTCATTAGTGCTACCatacttttatattatatatacatttataatactTCTACCCAtgtaaacaaaatgtttttagGTTGGCCCGTAAATTtaccttatggagaaaataatatcacttataaagaATCTTGAAAGTCCTCAATAATTACCCATTatcttcattatatatatattaccatgAATTAATGACATGAAAGATAGGTGGGCAGAATTCATGCATTAGAAAAACCTCTCAGTCTAAATCTTTTTTagatttagagagaaaaaaatccaagacATATCATTGCTAATTTATTCAGTATAGTTCAATTAGGATGTGACTTTTATTCAGCTTTTTCTTTGTTGTACTCTGTTACTCACAAAAatcatgatattttaaatatagattacTTACATTTTAAATCCCTCAGAAAGTGTTATATCTCCTAGTTATACTTTTCCCCAGCCCTTCTGGTCTATACCAGTATCACAGCTTTGATGTCTTCATTAGATTGCACCGgtgatttataattaaaataacttcAGAGCTAATATCATTTGAGAAACTGCTTCAAATATGGCACAATTTCTTTCACAACTGGAGCTCCAGGGAATGGGGGTGTCTTGGGAAGGAGACCCGAATTCTGGTTCCTGCTCTGCTTTTATCTGATTGAGTGACCTTAGGTAAGtcatttaaaattctctggaCCCTGCTTTCCTCATCTGTCCCATATAGTGGTTGGACTagatggcgggggtggggggtgtcccAGGTGCATACTCCCAGGGAAAGGCACTaatggggaaggaggcaggggtaTGAGCCAGTGGGTGCTGACCCAGGGGGCATGTGCTCCCCGCACTTTCTGTCTGAAGGGTCACACCAGTTGTTTCTACATAGGAATTTTGGTCCAGCATTGCCAGATCTTTCAAGTTTTCAAGAGTGTCTCcaattttagatttttatgtgaaattgcCCGATTTATTTAGGTTGGTAACTAATTC belongs to Balaenoptera ricei isolate mBalRic1 chromosome 17, mBalRic1.hap2, whole genome shotgun sequence and includes:
- the HEY1 gene encoding hairy/enhancer-of-split related with YRPW motif protein 1 gives rise to the protein MKRAHPEYSSSDSELDETIEVEKESADENGNLSSALGSMSPTTSSQILARKRRRGIIEKRRRDRINNSLSELRRLVPSAFEKQGSAKLEKAEILQMTVDHLKMLHTAGGKGYFDAHALAMDYRSLGFRECLAEVARYLSIIEGLDATDPLRVRLVSHLNNYASQREAASGAHAGLGHIPWGSAFGHHPHVAHPLLLPQNGHGNTGTTASPTEPHHQGRLATAHPEASALRAPPSGSLGPVLPVVTSASKLSPPLLSSVASLSAFPFSFGSFHLLSPNALSPSAPTQAANLGKPYRPWGTEIGAF